The following are encoded in a window of Primulina eburnea isolate SZY01 chromosome 4, ASM2296580v1, whole genome shotgun sequence genomic DNA:
- the LOC140830170 gene encoding uncharacterized protein — protein sequence MHQFVQFSQQNQQRPHDQAQEHHLEANDRALERFLRFKPPKFEGKPDAYQAESWLSKINKIFSILNYSEEQKVNFSTYLFDEATHNWWRIVEHRWTNNHTPKTWENFLQEFEGKYITQVILNTREREFMDLVQGDMTVAQYETEFHRLIHYAPHYMEDEVRKRKKFVQVLKLDIRWATLSTEVTSYVSAVNQALRVEEDIKTLLKKEEEEKKIGKPNLFEDNRKRKFEKRPQSVRQGEAVKGKVPRNNNKKCGYCGLPNHEEEKCWRKGGKCLICGSEQHRIQDCPKRTQKTQPITKPKIPARAYALLGNQEEEVDPTAVVEGTVTILSNSAKTLFDPGATHSFISKVFVHKLPLLPEQLPYSFEINSPLGTTMITEIIYKNCPLNFQEKRISSRFD from the coding sequence atgcaTCAATTTGTGCAGTTTAGTCAGCAAAATCAGCAACGACCTCATGATCAAGCTCAAGAACATCACCTTGAGGCGAATGATAGAGctcttgagagatttttgagattcaAACCGCCAAAGTTTGAAGGAAAACCAGATGCTTATCAAGCAGAATCTTGGTTAagcaaaatcaataaaatattctCTATTCTCAATTACTCTGAAGAACAAAAGGTGAACTTTTCCACTTACTTATTTGACGAAGCAACTCATAACTGGTGGCGTATAGTGGAACATAGGTGGACAAATAATCACACCCCAAAAACGTGGGAAAATTTTCTGCAAGAGTTCGAAGGTAAATATATAACTCAAGTTATATTAAATACCCGAGAACGTGAATTTATGGATTTAGTCCAAGGTGACATGACCGTAGCTCAATATGAGACAGAATTCCACCGTCTTATACATTATGCACCACATTACATGGAAGATGAGgtaagaaaaaggaaaaaatttgTCCAAGTATTAAAGCTCGATATTCGTTGGGCAACACTGTCCACAGAAGTTACCAGTTATGTTTCTGCTGTTAATCAAGCCTTACGAGTGGAAGAAGACATCAAGACACTTCTTAAAAAAgaggaagaagaaaagaaaatcgGGAAGCCCAACCTTTTTGAGGATAACCggaaaagaaaatttgaaaagagACCACAATCAGTCAGGCAAGGAGAAGCTGTCAAAggaaaagttccaagaaacAACAATAAAAAGTGTGGATATTGTGGATTACCAAatcatgaagaagaaaaatgctGGAGAAAAGGTGGGAAATGTCTTATTTGCGGAAGTGAGCAACACCGTATTCAAGATTGTCCAAAAAGAACGCAAAAGACTCAACCCATAACAAAGCCAAAGATACCTGCTCGAGCCTATGCCCTCCTAGGAAACCAAGAGGAGGAAGTTGACCCCACTGCAGTCGTAGAAGGTACTGTTACCATATTATCCAATTCTGCAAAAACTTTATTTGATCCAggagctactcattcttttatctcAAAAGTTTTTGTGCATAAATTACCACTGTTACCGGAGCAGCTACCATATAGCTTCGAAATTAACTCACCTTTAGGGACAACAATGATTACTGAAATCATTTACAAAAACTGTCCCTTAAACTTCCAAGAAAAAAGAATATCTAGCAGATTTGATTGA